A segment of the Streptomyces pactum genome:
GTCCTCGCGCAACTGCTCGGCGACCCCGACGTGCTGGCGCGGGCGGCCGACGGGCTGCTGGACGACGACGAGCGGAAGGCGTTGCCGTGGACGGCCCGCACCCCGCGGTCGTGGAGGTCGGCTCGCTGGTCCGCCGCCGACCTGGTCCTCCTCGACGAGATCGCCGGGCTCCTCGAACACCCCCGGGGCTACGGGCACATCGTCGTCGACGAGGCGCAGGACCTCTCCCCGATGGAGTGCCGGGCCATCGCCCGCCGGGCCGCCTTCGGTTCGCTCACCGTCCTCGGCGACCTGGCCCAGGGGACCACCCCGTGGGCGGCGCGGTCGTGGCGGACGGCCCTCACGCACCTGGGCCGGCCGGACGCGGCCGTGACGTCGCTGACCACCGGGTTCCGGGTGCCGCGAGCGGTCGTCGGCCTCGCCAACCGGCTGCTGGAACGGCTGGACGTGGACGTGCCGCCGGCCCGTTCCCTGCGCGGGGACGGCGAGTTGACGATGCGCCCCGCCGCTCCCGGGAAGGTCGGGGACGCGGTCGTCGACGCCGTACGCGGCGCTCTCGCCGGGGAGGGCTCCGTCGCGGTGATCGCCGCCGACGCGGACGTGCCCCGGCTGCGGGGCGCCCTCGGCGCGGCCGGGATCGAGGCGGCGGGGCCGCAGGTGCCGGGCGCCCGGGTGGCCGTGGTGCCCGCGAGCGTCGTCAAGGGGCTGGAGTACGACCACGTCGTCGCCGTCGAACCGGCGGCGATCGCGGAGGCGGAGGGCCCCGGGGGCCGGGGCCTGCACCGGCTGTACGTGGTGCTCACCCGCGCGGTGTCCCGGCTGGACGTGGTGCACGGGCGGCCCCTGCCGTTCTGACCCGCCCGGGCCGGGTCAGCGCACGGTGATCACCTCGGCGACGCGGGTGAACCCGTCGGTGCCGTGCCCGCGCGCGATGACCCGCCGGGCCTGCCCCTCGATCACGCGCATCACGCTCGCGTCGATGCCGTGCGCCTCGGAGGCGTGGACGACGTGGGCCATGGTCGAGGCGGCCGAGGTGATCGGGTTCAGCTCGCCCGAGTACGTGCCGGCGTCGGTGTCGGCGGCGAACTCGGTGAACAGCGGCGGCAGGATCGCGGCGATGCCCTGGGCGAAGGGGGCCAGTTCCGCGCCGGTGACACCCTCCGCGCGGGCCACGGCCAGGGCGTGCGCGTAACCCGCCATCGACGTCCAGAAGATGTCGAGCAGCGCGATGTCGTAGGCCGCGGCCCGGCCGGCGTCCTCACCCAGGTGGGTGTGGCTGCCGCCGAGCGCCGCCAGCACGCCCTGGTGCTCCCGGTACAGCCCCCCGGGGCCGCTGTACAGGAACACCGCGTCGTCCGTGCCGATGGTCGGGGTCGGGGTCATGATGGCGCCGTCCAGGTAGCGGACGCCGTGGCGCTCGGCCCACCCGGCGGTGTCCCGGGCGCGCGCGGGGGTGTCGGCGCTCAGGTTCACGACCGTACGGCCCTTGAGCGCGGCGGTGACGGCGTCCTGGCGCAGTACGGCGTCCGAGGCGTCGTAGTTCACGACGCAGACGACGGTCAGCGGCGCGGCGGCGACCGCCTCCTCGGCCGACGCCGCCGCGATGGCGCCCCGGGCGACGAGGTCGCCGTCCCGGCCCGGGGTGCGGTTCCAGACGGCGGTGCGCAGCCCGGCGTCCAGGAACGCGGTGGCCAGCGCCCGGCCCATGGGACCGAGCCCGAGGACGGTGACGGCGGCGGCAGACTGGTCGGTGTGCACGGACATGCTTCAACTCCCGTAACTTACTGAATGGTTGTGGGGCGATCGCTGATGAGAGGGGCACGGCATGGCACACCGACGCCAGGATCCGGACGTCTGTGGGGTGACCGCCGCGATCGCCGTGATCGAGGGCAAGTGGAAGACCACGCTGCTGTGGCTGCTGGAGTCCGGCCCGCACCGGCCGGCCGAACTGCGCCGGCGGGTGCCCGGCCTCACCGAGAAGGTGCTGACCCAGGCGTTGCGCGAGATGGAGGCAGACGGGCTGGTGGACCGGCGGGTGTACGACGTGCTTCCGCTGAAGACCGAGTACTCCCTGACCGCGTTCGGCCGCGACCTCGCCGAGGCCCTCTCCCCCCTCTCCGACTGGGGCCACCGCCGCCTGGACCGGCTGGCCGGTCCGAAGTCCGCCACCCGCGCGGCCTCCTGACGCCCGCCTGCCCCTTCAGCTTCGGCCGGGGAGCGGGTGCTGCCAAGTACGCACAAAAAAGTGGGTAGGTGACCGGACGGCGCACTATTGCAAGCGGATGCTTGCAATAGTTAGCGCGGTGGGGCATCGTGGAGGCATGGCATCGCTCAACGTCGGCAATCTCGGTGAGTACCTGCGCGAGCAGCGGCGCAGTGCGCAGCTTTCGCTGCGGCAGCTCGCCGACGCCGCGGGCGTGTCCAATCCGTACCTGAGCCAGATCGAGCGCGGGCTGCGCAAGCCGAGCGCGGAGGTGCTCCAGCAGGTCGCCAAGGCACTGCGGATCTCCGCCGAGACGTTGTACGTGCGCGCCGGGATCCTCGACGCCGAGCGGGACCGGGACGACGTGGAGACGCGTGCGGTCGTCCTCGCCGATCCCTCGCTCAACGAGCGGCAGAAGCAGGTGCTGCTCCAGATCTACGAGTCGTTCCGCAAGGAGAACGGGTTCGGGGCCGACGCGGCCGACGCGGACGGGGCGACGGCCCGGGACAGACCGGCGGACACCGTGCCGGACGACGTGCTGCCGGACGACGTGCTGCCGGACGGCGGTGCCTCCATACCCGGGCACCGCCCCCGTACGACCGGCGGCAGTGACGCCGGCCCGCAGCAGACGGCCGGATGAGCGGGAACGACCGACCGGCCGACCGGGTGCGGGACCACCACGAAACCCTCAGCCGAACGCAATACCGGAGGACCATCACCATGGCCATCACCGACGACCTGCGCAAGACCCTCAGCGACCCCACCCCGCTCTACTTCGCCGCGGGCACCGCCGACCTGGCCTTCCAGCAGGCCAAGAAGGTGCCGGTGCTGGTGGAGCAGCTCCGCGCCGAGGCGCCCTCCCGCATCGAGGCCGTGCGCAACACCGACCCGAAGGCCGTCCAGGAGAAGGCGACGGCCCGCGTCAGGGAGACCCAGGGCACGCTCCAGGCCAGGGCCAACGAGCTCTTCGGCTCCCTCGACGCCGACTTCAAGAAGCTCGGCGAGACCGCCCAGGACCTCGCGCTGCGCTCGGTCGGCGTCGCCGCCGAGTACGCCGTCAAGGCCCGGGAGACCTACGAGAAGGTCGCCGAGCGCGGCGAGCAGGCGGTGCGCACCTGGCGCGGCGAGGCCGCCGACGGCATCGAGGACATCGCCGAGGAGGTGGAGGAGCTCGCCGTGGCGGTCGAGCCGGGCAAGCCGGCCAAGTCCGAGCCGGTCGAGGTCACCGGCGAGAAGCCCGCGGCGAAGAAGGCCCCCGCCCCGCGCAAGGCCCCGGCCAGGAAGAGCACCAACGGCACCGCGAAGAAGACGACGCCGCCCGCCAAGTAACCGGCGACGGGTACCGCGCGTACGGAGAACGGGCCGGGCACCCTTGGGGTGTCCGGCCCGTTCTCCGGGTACGGTGACCGCGTGGAAACGATCCGAGTCTGGTGGTGGACGTTGTGCTGATGCAGGGGTTCGCAGGCTTCATGTGGCTGCTGAGCATCGCCCTGATCCTTTTCAGCGGCTTCGCTTTGATCGACGCCGCCACGCGCCGTGAGGACGCCTACCGCGCGGCGGACAAGAAGACCAAGCCGTTCTGGCTGGTCATCCTCGGGCTCGCCTTCGTGGTGAACCTGGTCTTCAACATCCTGTCGTTCCTGCCGATCATCGGGCTCATCGCGACGATCGTGTACATGGTCGACGTACGGCCCGCGCTGCGCGGCCTGCCGGGCGGCGGCCGCAGCACCCGCCGCGGCTCCAGCAGCGACGGCCCCTACGGCCCGTACAACGGCGGCCGCTGAGGTACGCACGGCTGTGCCTCTCGGGGGCGGGGCTCTGGCGTCTCGGGGGCCGGGGCTCCGGCCTCACGGGGCCGGGCCTCTGGCGTCCCGGTGGTTGCGGCGGTCGGGTGGTTGCGGCGTCCCGGTGGTTGCGGCGGTCGGGCCGCCCAGCGGTCCTGGCGGTCCGGCCGTCTTCCGGGGTCCTGAGGTTCGGCCGTCTTCCGGGGTCCTGAGGTCCCACCGTCTTCCGGGGCCTTGAGGGTCCGGCCGTCTTCCGAGGTCCTGGCGGTCCGGCTGTCTTCCGGCGGTCCTGGCGGTCCGGCTGTCTTCCGGCGGTCCTGGCGGTCCGGCCGTCTTCCGAGGTCCTGGCGGTCCGGTGGTCTCCCGGTGGTCCCGGCCATCCCGGGGGCCGCGGCGATAGGGCCGCTCAGGCCGTCCGGTCCAGCAGAACCACCGCCAGGTCGTCCGCCAGTTCGCCGCCGTTGAGCTCGCGGACCTCGTTGACGGTCGCCCGCAGCAACTGCTCGCCCTGCAGACCCTCGGCGAACTGGCGGCGGACCATCTCCACCATGCCGTCCTGGCCGAGCCGCTCCCGGCCCTCGCCGACGTGGCCCTCGATCAGGCCGTCGGTGTAGAGCATCAGGCTCCACTCGGCGCCCAGCTCCACCTGCGTCCGCGGCCAGCGGGCGCCCGGCAGCAGCCCCAGCGCCGGCCCGTTGTTGTCGTAGGGCAGCAGCCGTGCGGGCGTGCCCGGGCCGGCGACCAGGGGGGCCGGGTGCCCGGCCAGGCACAGGCCGGCGCGGCGGCCGTCCGGGGCTATGTCCACGGCGCACAGGGTCGCGAAGATCTCGTCGTCCGAGCGCTCGTGCTCCAGCACCTGCTGCAACGTGCCGAGCAGCTCGTCGCCGCAGAGACCGGCCAGGGTCAGTGCGCGCCAGGCGATCCGCAGCTCCACGCCGAGCGCCGCCTCGTCCGGACCGTGCCCGCAGACGTCGCCGATCATGGCGTGCACGGTGCCGTCCGGAGTGCGCACGACGTCGTAGAAGTCGCCGCCGAGCAGGGCACGCGAGCGCCCCGGCCGGTAGCGGGCGGCGAAGCGCAGCGGGGAGCCCTCCAGCAGCGGGGTCGGCAGCAGGCCGCGCTCCAGACGCGCGTTCTCCTGCGCTCGCAGCCGGCCCTCGGCCAGGCGCCGCTCCGCCGAGTCGGACCGCTTGCGCTCGACGGCGTAGCGGATCGCCCGGCTCAGCAGCCGGCCGTCGAGCTCGTCGCGGAACAGGTAGTCCTGGGCGCCGACCGCCACGGCCTCCGCGCCGCGCTCGGCGTCGCTGGAGGACGTCAGCGCGAGTACGGCGTGCCGGGGCGCGAGCTCCAGCACGTGCCGGAGCACCGCCAGCTCGTCGTCCCCGCTCCCGTCGGATTCTCCGTTGCCGCCGTTGCCGCCGTAGCCGTCGGCGTTCGCGCGGGCCGGGGCGGGGGCCGACAGGGCGAGGTCCAGCAGGATGCAGTGGACGTCGTCGGTCAGCAGCCGCTCGGCCTCGGTGAGGTTGCGGGCCCTGCGCACGCGGACCGGCTTGCCGGACTGGTCGAGCAGGTCGGGCACGATCGGCGAGCCGCCCGGATCGTCCTCGATCAGCAGCAGCGTCAGGTTGGTGGGGGCGGCGCTCTCGCGCTGGTCCTCGGTCTCGTCCGTGGTCTTCTCGCGCTTCTCCGTGGGGTTCTCCCGCCGGGTGGCGGGGTTCTCGGCCGGGTTCGTCCCGGGCGGGGCCTGTTCCATGGAAGGGCCGCCATCCGGGGACGCGGCGGGCGCCTGACCACACTCCGCGGCCGGGATCGCCCTCTGCCGCGGTACGGGTACGGGCATCGTCTTGGTTTCCTTCCCTCCCCCCGAGGGCATGGCGGGGCGAGGGACCTCGACCCACCGACGGGGACCATAGCGGGTGACGGCGCCGCTGCGGAATGGTCCAGAACACGCCGGGCGGCCATCGGCCACTGTCATATGCCGCGTTCCGTACCGCAGTTGGACACGTCGACCCGGGGTCGGGGATGACGAACGTCACGCGGGGCGGGACACCGGGCGTGGACTGGGTCACGTGGCCCGTTTCACGTCCCGGCCCGTGGCCCGTGGCCCGTGTCACTCGGCTACCCGGCGGCGGACACGCCCCGTGTCACTGCGGGGTGCCGTGCCCGTGTCACTGCGGGGGTGCCGTGCCCGAGTCACTCCGAGGACGCCGTGCCCGAGTCACTGTGACGGTGCCGTGCCCGTGTCCGGTCGTACCACCCCGAGGATCGGCATCGAGCCCGCGCCCGCGATCGTGATCGAGCGTCCCGGACGCGGGGCGTGCACGACGGAGCCGTCGCCGACGTACATGCCGACGTGGCTGGCGTCGTCGAAGTAGATGATCAGGTCGCCGGGGCGCATGTCCTCGATGTCGACGCGCTCGAGCTGCTTCCACTGCTGCTGCGAGGTGCGCGGTATCGACTGCCCGGCCGACACCCAGGCCTGCGAGGTCAGACCGGAGCAGTCGTAGGCCTTCGGGCCCTCGGCGCCCCACTGGTACGGCTTGCCGATCTGCGCGGTGGCGTACTCGACGGCCTTCCTGCCCCGCTCGGTCGCCTCGGTGTCGAGGTCCTCGAGGATGCCGGAGTCGAGCCAGGCGGTCTGCGCCTTGGCCTGCGCCTCCCGCTCCAGCCGGGCGAGGCGCTCCTTCTCCTCCTGCTCCAGCTCGGACTCCAGCTTCTCGGCCGCCGCGACCTGCTTCTCGATCTTCTTCTGGGCGGTGGCCTTGGCCTTGCGGTTCGCCTCCAGCTTTTTCAACTGGGCGGAGGCGTCGGCCGCGTAGGTTTTCAGGTCCTCCTGGGTGCGCGTCAGCTCGCCGAGCAGGCCCTTGGTCGCGCGCCGGCCGCGGTCCACCCGGTCGGTGCCGTCGAGGAAGTCCTCGGGGTCGTCGCTCAGCATCAGCCTGGCCTCGTCGGGCAGGCCGCCGGTGCGGTACTGGGCGCGGGCGGCGGCGCCGGCGCGCTCCTTGAGCCCGTCCAGCTTCTCCTGGCCCTTGACGATCTTCTTGGCCAGTTCGACGAGCTCGGCGGACTGCTTGTCCGCCTTCTCCTCGGCGGCGTTGTACTCGTCCGTGGCGGAGGCCGCCGCGCGGTAGAGCTTGTCGAGCTTCTTGCGTACGGCTTCCAGGTCCTTGCCGGGAGTGGCGGACGGGGCGGGGGAGGCGCTGGGCGTGCCGGGTGAGGGTGTGGGCCCGGGATCCGCGAACGCCGTGCCCGGTGCCGCGAACACGGTGACCGCGCAGACCACGGTCACGGCAGCGGTCATCCAGCCATGCTTCCCCGTACGCATACCTCGCCCCCCAACTGGTTAACCGTCAGTAACATAGGTCGCCTGGGGGATCGTGCCATGCCGGCGTGGAAAGCGACAGAGGTCGTGCTTTCCTTCCGCTTCCCCTCCCTTACCTGTCCCTTGCCCCTTCTGCCTCACATCCGCCTCCGGGTGCGAGGGGCCCCGCTGTGTGACGAACGCCGCACGGGGATCGTTCCCGCCCGCCGACCATGCGCGCCCTGCCCGCCGGTCACTCGTGCCGTGCCCGCTGGTCCGGGCGCGCACCTCGCCCGCCGGTCCAGGTGCGCTCCTCGCCCGCCAATCCAGGTGCGGTCCCGCCCGCCGGTTCAGGCGGCCGGCGCCAACGCCTCCCACCGCACCGTCACTTCGCCCTGGCGCCACCGCACCGGCCCGTCCGTCACCGGCCAGTCGGCCGTCAGGTCCCGTACGGCCCGCAACCAGCGCTGGCGGGCGCCGTAGGAGGCGTAGGGAGCGGCGGCGGCCCAGGCGCGGTCGAAGTCGCGCAGGAAGGCGTGCACGGGCTCGCCGGGGACGTTGCGGTGGATCAGCGCCTTGGGCAGCCGTTCGGCCAGGTCGGAGGGGCGGTCGAGGGAGCCCAGCCGGGTCGCGAAGGTGACCGTGCGCGGCCCCTCGGGTCCGAGCGCCACCCACACGTGCCGGCGCCCGATCTCGTCGCAGGTCCCCTCGACCAGGAGCCCGCCGCGTGAACGCCCCGACACCGGCGCGAGCCGCGCGCACAGCCGCTGCCAGACGGCGGCCACCTCGTCCTCCCCGTACTGGCGCAGCACGTTCGCCGCGCGGACGAGGAGGGGGCGGCGGGAGTGGGGCGAGAGGGGGATCTCGAAGCCGCCGTGCCGGAAGGTGAGCCCCTCGCGCGCGTACGGCTCGGCCGCCGCCACTCGCGCCGGGTCGATCTCGACGCCCACCACGCGCGCGTGCGGCGCGACCGTGCGCAGGCGGTGCAGCAGCTCGACGGCCGTCCAGGGGGCCGCGCCGTAGCCGAGGTCGACGGCGACGGGATCGGTGGCGCGGCGCAGCTCGGCGCCGTGCGTGGCCGCGATCCAGCGGTCCATGCGGCGCAGCCGGTTCGGATTCGTCGTCCCGCGCGTGACCGCGCCCACGGGGGCGGTGCGGGCGGTGGCGCGGCTGGGCATGCGTACGAGGGTATGCGGCCGGGCCCGCACGTCCGGCGCGTCCTCCCCGTGATGGCGTTGACGCAGCCACGCCTCGAACGGTTGAGCGAAAGGCGGTAATGATTCGGCAAAGGCCGGGAAACCGGAAATGGAGCACAGCCACCCGGTGTTCCCACCTCTTGGAGGGCGGTGCGTGTCCTCCGACCGGCATGCCCGCAGCGAGGAGGAACGGCTCGTGAGCCAGTACGTCAGCAGGCTCGGGCGTCGCTCACCGGCGGCCACCCCGCGGCTCCGGCTGCTGCGCAGGCCCCGTCGCGTCGCCATGCTCTCCGTGCACACCTCACCGCTCCACCAGCCCGGCACCGGCGACGCGGGCGGCATGAACGTCTACATCGTCGAGCTCGCGCAGCGCCTCGCCGCGATCAACATCGAGGTCGAGATCTTCACGCGGGCGACGGCCGGGGGACTCCCGCCGTCCGTCCAGCTCGCCCCCGGCGTCCTCGTCCGCCACGTCGACGCCGGACCGTACGAGGGCCTGGCCAAGGAGGAGCTGCCGGCCCAGCTCTGCGCCTTCACGCACGGCGTCATGCAGGCCTGGGCCGGCCACCGCCCCGGCTACTACGACCTGGTCCACTCCCACTACTGGCTCTCCGGCCACGTCGGCTGGCTCGCCGCCCAGCGCTGGGGCTCCCCCCTGGTGCACGCCATGCACACCATGGCCAAGGTCAAGAACGCCAACCTGGCCGACGGCGACACCCCCGAGCCGGCCGCCCGGGTCATCGGCGAGACGCAGATCGTCTCCGCCTCCGACCGCCTCATCGCCAACACCGCCGAGGAGGCCGACGAGCTGGTCCGGCACTACGCCGCCGACCCGGCCAAGGTCGCCGTCGTCCACCCCGGCGTGAACCTCGACCGCTTCCGCCCCTTCCCCAAGGGCTCCGAGCCCGCCCCGGGGGAGACGGCGAACGCCCGCGCCGCCGCCCGTGCCCGCCTGGGCCTGCCGCAGGACGCGCTGATCCCGCTCTTCGCCGGCCGCATACAGCCCCTCAAGGCGCCGGACGTGCTGCTGCGCGCCGTGGCCGTACTGCTCGACGAGCGCCCGGACCTGCGCTCCCGTATCGTCGTCCCGGTCGTCGGCGGCCCCAGCGGCAGCGGCCTCGCCAAACCGGAGGGCCTGCAGAAGCTCGCCGCGCGGCTCGGCATCGCCGACGTCGTATGGTTCCGCCCGCCGGTCGGGCAGGAGCAGCTCGCCGACTGGTTCCGGGCCGCGTCCGTGCTGGTGATGCCGTCCTACAGCGAGTCCTTCGGCCTGGTCGCCATAGAGGCCCAGGCGGCCGGTACGCCGGTGCTCGCCGCCGCGGTCGGCGGCCTCCCGGTCGCCGTGCGCGACGGGCACACCGGCCGGCTCGTCGAGGGCCACGACCCCGCGGCGTACGCGCGCGTGCTGCGCGATTTCGCCGACCACCCCGAGCTGACGTCCCGGATGGGCGACGCCGCCGCCCGGCACGCCCAGTCCTTCGGCTGGGACAGCGCCGCCGCCGCGACGGCCGACGCCTACACGGCCGCGATCCACTCCCACCGCCGTCGCGTACGCTCCCACCATGGCTGAGGCAGCACAGAAGACGGCACAGGTCGTCGAGGAAGCACTGCGGGACGCCGAGCTGGAGTGGGAGAGCCCCGAGCCCGGCAACTACGTCGTCAAGCTCCCGGGCACCCGCAAACTGTCGACGACCGTCTCCCTCCTCCTGGGCCGGCATTCCCTCTCGCTCAACGCGTTCGTCATCCGCCACCCCGACGAGAACGAACCGGCCGTCCACCGCTGGCTGCTGGAGCGCAACCTCAAGCTGTACGGCGTCGGCTACGCCGTCGACCGCCTCGGCGACATCTACGTCACCGCGAAGCTGCCCCTCGCCGCCGTCACCCCCGACGAGATCGACCGGCTCCTCGGCCAGGTCCTGGAGGCCGCCGACGGTGCCTTCAACACCCTGCTGGAGCTGGGCTTCGCGTCCGCCATCCGCAAGGAGCACGAGTGGCGCACCAAGCGCGGGGAGCCGACGCGGAACCTGGAGGCGTTCCGGCACCTGATCGAGCGCGGCGAGGACTGACAGTGATGATTGCTGTGGCTCCGCCCGGGGGTCTGACTCAAGGACTGACTGGCGCTACGGCTGTCCTTCTCTCGATTTGTCGGCCGTCCGGGCGGGACCACAGCGCGCGTGGCCGGTCAGGCATCTGTGACTTCATAGGAGCCCGGCCAAAGGTCCCATCACTGTCTTGTCCGTCTGCCCGACCGGCACGTGCCCTCGTGTACGCGTCGTACGGAAGGACACCAGGCTCCAGCATGGCAGCAGACGAGATAGCGGTCATCGGCGGCATCGATACCCACACCGACGTCCACCAGGCCGCAGTGATCGACACGGTCGGCCGGCACCTGGCCACCGAGGCGTTTCCCACCACCCCGGACGGCTACCAGCAGTTGCTGGACTGGCTGCGCCCGCATGGCGAACTGCTGGCGGTGGGCCTGGAGGGCACGGGCGCCTACGGCGCCGAGATCGCCCGTTTCCTGACCGCCAACGGCATCACCGTCGTGGAGGTCGACCGCCCTGACCGCAAGGTCCGTCGGGACAACGGCAAGTCCGACCCGGTCGACGCCTACGCCGCTGCGACCGCCGTGCTGTCCGGCCGGGCCTCGGGCACGCCGAAGACCCGCAACGGGATCGTGGAGGCCATCCGTACCCTGCGCGTGGCCCGCAGCTCGGCGGTCAAGGCCCGCACCCAGACCATCAATCAGATCCGCAATCTCATCGTGACGGCACCCGCGGTGGTCCGGGAGAAGCTGCGGGCTCTGACCACCAGCGAGCTGATCGGCACTCTCGCCCGGTCCCGTCCCGTCGGTGACCTCTCCGATCCGGAGCACGCGGCCAGGGTCACACTGCGCAGGCTCGCCCGCCGCTACCAGCGGCTCTGCGAGGAGATCGCCGACGCCGACGCCGATTTGGGCCCGCTGGTCACCCGGGCCGCACCCCGGCTGGTCGCCCTGCCTGGCGTCGGCCCCGAGACTGCGGGCCAGTTGCTGACCACCGCGGGCGACAACCCCGACCGCCTCCGCTCGGAAGCCTCCTTCGCGCACCTATGCGCAGCCTCTCCAATCCCGGCATCATCGGGCCGGACACACCGGCACCGGCTCAACCGCGGAGGCGACCGGCAGGCCAACCGGGCTCTCCACACCATCGTGCTGGTCCGTATGCGCTACGACCAACGCACCCGCGACTACGTCGCCAGACGCACCACCGAAGGCATGACGAAGAAGGACATCGTCCGCTGCCTGAAACGGTTCGTCGCTCGCGAGGTCTACCGTCACCTGCCCCGTCCTCAGATCACCACTGAACAACTCGCCCAAGCCGCTTGACGATCTATAGGAGCTTCGGGGCCGGGCCTCAGGACCCACCTCCGCCCCCGTCCCGGCCGCTGGTGCGGTAGCGGCCGGGCGTGACCCCCACGAGCCGCTTGAAGTGCCGGGTCAGATGGGCCTGGTCGTAGAAACCGGTCAGGGCGGCCACGTCGGCCGGGGCCCGCCCCGCGAGCAGCAGCCGCCGGGCCCGGTCGACCCGCCGGGACATCAGGTACTGGTGCGGCGCGATGCCGTACGCGCCGCTGAACGCCCGTACGAGATGGGCCGGATGGGCGGCCACGAGTGCGGCCGCCTCCTCCAGCCCGATCCCCAGGACGACCCGCTCGTCGAGCAGTTCGCGCAGGTGGCGGGCGAGGACCGGATCCCGGCGCTCCGGGCTCTCCCGGTGGCGGAGCCGCAGATGCTCGTGCAGCCGCTCGCCGATCAGGGTCAGCCGGCTCTCCGCCTCCAGTTCGTCGCCGGGCAGGGTGAGCACGGAGTGCAGTTGCCCGACCCGTCGCCGCAGTACCGGGTCACGCAGGTCGGGGCCGTCCACGGCCGGCCCGATCAGGTCGTCGCACAGCCGGGAGGCGTCCAGGTACAGGACGCGCTTGCGGAAGCCGTCCGGGGTGGCGGGGGAGCCGTTGTGCGGCACGTGCGGCGGCAGCAGCGACACCGTGTCGTGCGGGGTGCCGTGCTCGTGCCGGTCCAGGTCGTACCGTACGGCCCCGTCGTCGACGATGAGCAGCGTCCACGCGTCGTGGACGTGCATCGGATAGGCGTACTCGGTGTAGTGGGCGTGGAAGACCTCCACGACACCCGGGACGCGGGGTCGCCAGGCGGAGACGTTCCGCTGGTCCTGGTCGGCCATGCAAAAAACGTACAAGACCCGGCCGTACACCGACCGGCAGTCTCACCCCATGAGCACGCACGCCGCAGACGACCCCATCCGCTTCGACACCAAGATCGCCGTCCTGCTCCGCGAGGACCTGGAGACCTGGCAGCGCCTCAACGTCACCGCCTTCCTGGTCAGCGGGCTGGGCAGCCAGTTCCCCGAGGTGATCGGGGAGCCGTACGAGGACGCCGACGCGGTCGGCTACCTGCCGATGTTCCGCCAGCCGGTCCTGGTGTTCGAGGGCACCAAGGAGACGCTGACGAACGCCCACGCGCGCGTGCTGTCCCGCGCCCTGCCCCGCGCGCTGTTCACGTCCGACCTCTTCGGCACGGGCAACGACCGCGACAACCGGGCGGCGGTGCGGGCCGTGCCCACGGCGGAGCT
Coding sequences within it:
- a CDS encoding IS110 family transposase, with the protein product MAADEIAVIGGIDTHTDVHQAAVIDTVGRHLATEAFPTTPDGYQQLLDWLRPHGELLAVGLEGTGAYGAEIARFLTANGITVVEVDRPDRKVRRDNGKSDPVDAYAAATAVLSGRASGTPKTRNGIVEAIRTLRVARSSAVKARTQTINQIRNLIVTAPAVVREKLRALTTSELIGTLARSRPVGDLSDPEHAARVTLRRLARRYQRLCEEIADADADLGPLVTRAAPRLVALPGVGPETAGQLLTTAGDNPDRLRSEASFAHLCAASPIPASSGRTHRHRLNRGGDRQANRALHTIVLVRMRYDQRTRDYVARRTTEGMTKKDIVRCLKRFVAREVYRHLPRPQITTEQLAQAA
- a CDS encoding AraC family transcriptional regulator, with the translated sequence MADQDQRNVSAWRPRVPGVVEVFHAHYTEYAYPMHVHDAWTLLIVDDGAVRYDLDRHEHGTPHDTVSLLPPHVPHNGSPATPDGFRKRVLYLDASRLCDDLIGPAVDGPDLRDPVLRRRVGQLHSVLTLPGDELEAESRLTLIGERLHEHLRLRHRESPERRDPVLARHLRELLDERVVLGIGLEEAAALVAAHPAHLVRAFSGAYGIAPHQYLMSRRVDRARRLLLAGRAPADVAALTGFYDQAHLTRHFKRLVGVTPGRYRTSGRDGGGGGS
- a CDS encoding DUF2000 domain-containing protein — protein: MSTHAADDPIRFDTKIAVLLREDLETWQRLNVTAFLVSGLGSQFPEVIGEPYEDADAVGYLPMFRQPVLVFEGTKETLTNAHARVLSRALPRALFTSDLFGTGNDRDNRAAVRAVPTAELDLVGLAVYGPKNAVDKVLKGARMHP